From the genome of Amycolatopsis sp. NBC_01488, one region includes:
- the dapB gene encoding 4-hydroxy-tetrahydrodipicolinate reductase: MTINVGVLGARGRMGATVVNAVEGASDLKVVAALDAGDDFAALAEAEVVVDFTHPDAVMDNLKYLVEHDIHAVVGTTGFSDSRLAELRGLLEPKPSLGVLIAPNFALGAVLAMRFAAQAAKFYASAEIIELHHNRKADAPSGTAAHTARMIAAARAEAGVAPGPDATTSELAGARGATVEDVRVHSVRLPGLVAHEEILFGGEGETLTIRHDSLDRTSFMPGVLLGVRTVVARPGLTVGLENVLDL, from the coding sequence ATGACCATCAACGTCGGTGTGCTCGGCGCGCGCGGCCGGATGGGGGCGACGGTGGTGAACGCCGTCGAAGGCGCTTCGGACCTGAAGGTGGTCGCGGCGCTCGACGCGGGCGACGACTTCGCGGCGCTGGCCGAAGCGGAGGTCGTCGTCGACTTCACCCACCCCGACGCCGTCATGGACAACCTGAAGTACCTGGTGGAGCACGACATCCACGCGGTCGTCGGCACCACCGGCTTCAGCGATTCTCGATTGGCCGAGCTGCGCGGGTTGCTGGAGCCGAAGCCGTCGCTGGGGGTGCTGATCGCGCCGAACTTCGCGCTCGGCGCGGTTCTGGCGATGCGGTTCGCGGCCCAGGCGGCCAAGTTCTACGCGTCGGCCGAGATCATCGAGCTGCACCACAACCGCAAGGCGGACGCCCCGTCCGGCACCGCCGCGCACACCGCCCGGATGATCGCCGCGGCGCGCGCGGAAGCCGGTGTGGCGCCGGGGCCGGACGCGACGACGTCCGAGCTGGCCGGCGCCCGCGGCGCCACGGTCGAGGACGTCCGCGTCCATTCGGTCCGGCTGCCCGGTCTCGTGGCGCACGAGGAGATCCTGTTCGGCGGCGAGGGGGAGACCCTGACCATCCGCCACGACTCGCTCGACCGGACGTCGTTCATGCCGGGCGTGCTGCTCGGCGTGCGCACGGTGGTCGCGCGGCCCGGCCTGACGGTCGGCCTGGAGAACGTGCTCGACCTGTGA
- a CDS encoding tetratricopeptide repeat protein encodes MKARNVALLMTAALLVYLVLLADRAFALFASGSGAGIALGVGVLLLPLLGLWIVVVTWRNGLQIQRLSRRLDAEGQLPDVSGLPRRPSGRVDRDAADAWFQDRRAEVEADQENWRAWYKLAYAYDIAGDRRRARETMKKAVELEAADR; translated from the coding sequence ATGAAAGCGCGCAATGTCGCGCTGCTGATGACGGCGGCGCTGCTCGTCTACCTGGTCCTGCTCGCCGACCGGGCGTTCGCGCTCTTCGCGTCCGGCTCGGGGGCGGGTATCGCGCTGGGCGTCGGCGTGCTGCTGCTGCCGCTGCTGGGCCTGTGGATCGTGGTCGTGACCTGGCGCAACGGCCTGCAGATCCAGCGGCTGTCCCGCCGGCTCGACGCCGAGGGCCAGCTGCCGGACGTCTCCGGCCTGCCGCGCCGTCCTTCGGGACGTGTGGATCGCGACGCGGCCGACGCGTGGTTCCAGGACCGCCGCGCCGAGGTCGAGGCGGACCAGGAGAACTGGCGCGCCTGGTACAAGCTGGCGTACGCGTACGACATCGCGGGCGACCGCCGCCGCGCTCGGGAGACGATGAAGAAGGCCGTCGAGCTGGAGGCCGCCGACCGCTGA
- a CDS encoding GNAT family N-acetyltransferase, with product MSDAAVRPADLSDAAEIARIQRDTWHAAYEDLLGKNALAELDAADLVGTWAETIEHPASQVYVATEGEFTVGFCVVGRAPEGEVAAADGSLPEDADTTGLIATLLVEPRWGRRGHAGRLLATAAAGLRADGAGRGITWVAQGDHASLGFYRRAGWHPDGTVRTLDTGDRMVREVRLTGGLDLALA from the coding sequence ATGAGCGACGCCGCCGTCCGTCCCGCCGACCTGTCCGACGCCGCGGAGATCGCCCGGATCCAGCGCGACACCTGGCACGCCGCCTACGAGGACCTGCTGGGCAAGAACGCCCTGGCCGAGCTGGACGCCGCCGACCTCGTCGGCACCTGGGCCGAGACCATCGAGCACCCCGCGAGCCAGGTCTACGTCGCCACCGAAGGCGAGTTCACCGTCGGATTCTGCGTGGTGGGCCGGGCACCCGAAGGCGAGGTCGCCGCCGCCGACGGCAGCCTGCCCGAGGACGCGGACACGACCGGGTTGATCGCCACCCTGCTGGTCGAGCCGCGGTGGGGCCGCCGCGGGCACGCCGGCCGGCTACTCGCGACGGCCGCCGCGGGCCTCCGGGCCGACGGCGCCGGCCGCGGCATCACCTGGGTCGCCCAGGGCGACCACGCCTCCCTCGGCTTCTACCGCCGGGCCGGCTGGCACCCCGACGGCACGGTCCGCACCCTCGACACCGGCGACCGCATGGTCCGCGAGGTCCGCCTCACCGGCGGCCTCGACCTCGCGCTCGCCTGA
- a CDS encoding DUF397 domain-containing protein, with amino-acid sequence MTPTWSASPGLRALSASLREVRGARKFGLRELARALGIHRRSLASSASRGSARGGNLNTWRKSSYTGKEECVEVLLAETVGVRDTKARHLGRLTVSRAAWTALVSVVEPAREHRG; translated from the coding sequence ATGACACCGACTTGGTCTGCTTCCCCGGGTTTGCGGGCGCTGTCCGCGTCGCTGCGTGAAGTGCGCGGGGCACGGAAATTCGGCTTGCGTGAGCTGGCGCGGGCGCTGGGCATTCACCGAAGAAGCCTCGCAAGCTCTGCTTCGAGAGGCAGCGCGAGAGGGGGCAACTTGAACACGTGGCGCAAGTCGAGCTATACCGGCAAAGAAGAGTGCGTCGAGGTTCTGCTCGCCGAAACCGTCGGCGTGCGGGACACGAAAGCCCGTCACCTGGGACGGCTCACCGTCTCTCGCGCCGCTTGGACCGCGCTCGTCTCAGTGGTGGAGCCAGCCCGCGAACACCGCGGGTGA
- a CDS encoding M16 family metallopeptidase, giving the protein MARQVSGHEQPVGTTRTLESTPDGAVVKRSVLPGGLRVITEHVPASRSATVGLWVGIGSRDEPAAVAGAAHYLEHLLFKGTKHRDATQIAEEIDAVGGEFNAFTAKEHTCYYAQVLDADLPLAVDLVTDVVFEALCTDRDMDMERSVVLEEISMRDDDPEDLLHETFVTAVLGDHALGRPVLGTEKSIIGMSPPALRNFYKRRYTLPRMVLSVAGNIDHGQVLRLVRKALRGKLTGAATPIAPREGRARIKTLPKLALHTDDTEQAHVMLGLRSLSRHDDRRFALSVLNAALGGGMSSRLFQEIREQRGLAYQVYSSVASYADTGHLAVYAGCQPEKLGDVAGVIREVLDKVGVDGLTDAEVARAKGQLRGGIVLGLEDTSSRMSRIGKNELNYGRYLGVDDTIARIDAVTTDEVCALARSLFARPGGVSAAAVVGPYAHADDLPDDLHEVIAS; this is encoded by the coding sequence ATGGCACGGCAGGTTTCCGGGCACGAGCAGCCCGTCGGCACCACCCGCACGCTCGAGTCCACTCCGGACGGTGCGGTCGTCAAGCGCAGCGTCCTGCCCGGCGGCCTGCGCGTGATCACCGAGCACGTCCCGGCGTCCCGCTCGGCCACGGTCGGGCTGTGGGTGGGCATCGGCTCCCGCGACGAGCCGGCCGCCGTCGCCGGCGCCGCCCACTACCTCGAGCACCTGCTGTTCAAGGGCACCAAGCACCGCGACGCCACGCAGATCGCCGAGGAGATCGACGCCGTCGGCGGCGAGTTCAACGCCTTCACGGCGAAGGAGCACACCTGCTACTACGCGCAGGTGCTCGACGCCGACCTGCCGCTTGCCGTGGACCTGGTCACCGACGTCGTGTTCGAGGCGCTGTGCACCGACCGCGACATGGACATGGAACGCAGCGTCGTCCTCGAAGAGATCTCGATGCGCGACGACGACCCCGAGGACCTGCTGCACGAGACGTTCGTGACCGCCGTCCTCGGCGACCACGCGCTGGGCCGCCCGGTGCTGGGCACCGAGAAGTCGATCATCGGCATGTCCCCGCCGGCCCTGCGGAACTTCTACAAGCGCCGCTACACGCTGCCGCGGATGGTCCTGTCCGTGGCCGGGAACATCGACCACGGCCAGGTGCTCCGCCTGGTGCGCAAGGCGTTGCGAGGCAAGCTGACGGGCGCGGCGACGCCGATCGCCCCGCGCGAGGGCCGCGCCCGGATCAAGACCCTCCCGAAGCTGGCCCTGCACACCGACGACACCGAGCAGGCGCACGTCATGCTCGGCCTGCGCTCGCTGTCGCGCCACGACGACCGCCGCTTCGCGCTGTCGGTGCTCAACGCGGCGCTCGGCGGCGGCATGTCGTCCCGGCTGTTCCAGGAGATCCGCGAGCAGCGCGGGCTGGCGTACCAGGTCTATTCGTCGGTCGCGAGCTACGCCGACACCGGCCACCTGGCCGTGTACGCGGGCTGCCAGCCGGAGAAGCTCGGCGACGTCGCCGGCGTCATCCGCGAGGTGCTCGACAAGGTCGGCGTCGACGGCCTGACCGACGCCGAGGTGGCCCGCGCCAAGGGCCAGCTGCGCGGCGGCATCGTGCTGGGCCTGGAGGACACGTCCTCGCGGATGTCGCGGATCGGCAAGAACGAGCTCAACTACGGCCGCTACCTGGGCGTCGACGACACGATCGCCCGCATCGACGCCGTCACCACCGACGAGGTGTGTGCGCTCGCTCGCAGTTTGTTCGCGCGGCCGGGCGGGGTCTCGGCGGCGGCGGTCGTGGGGCCGTACGCTCACGCCGACGACCTTCCGGACGACTTGCACGAGGTGATCGCTTCATGA